In Streptomyces capitiformicae, one genomic interval encodes:
- a CDS encoding alpha-L-fucosidase encodes MPSPINRRHFLAGATCVAAAAVAGGLFSAGVAHAAPSTYTPDWNSVDQHPPAPEWFQDAKFGIYFHWGVFSVPAFGNEWYPRNMYRAGDNANQHHIATYGQPSAWPYHNFINGAQDLAGNFVKFAPKLKSAGGKFDPDEWVQLFVDAGARFAGPVAEHHDGFSMWDSQVNEWNSVKKGPGLDLLKLFSTAIRAKGLKLLVAMHHAYNFTGFYEHAPAQTDPSLKKLYGQLGPAAENQLWFDKLKEVIDRAQPDILWQDFNLDDVDEQQRLNFLAYYYNQANSWGREVVTTYKDGMHGKGEVFDYERGGPADLTSPYWLTDDSISSSSWCYTQGIGYYTIQQMLHSFIDRVSKNGNVLLNIAPMADGTIPQAQKDILLGIGDYLKRFGESVYATRAWTAYGEGPTKMGGGSFTNPTAGTAQDIRFTRNKANNVLYATVLGWPGSSLTIKTLGSDRINLSSLSSVKLLGSTAGTYIDLPTPVQNSSGLTVTLPSSAPYSANAYVLKLSFSGTIPGLRPLAGAIGFTNVNYSGDYAVLPVGDYTAADLTAAGPGPRTLSSLRPAPGYRVVGYSGDNFTGTSWTFTADNPDLRVTGNNDQITSLRVQFNPATYFRISNVTNGLALDSGGNVASGSNLKQWTWDGSPNLQWQAEAVGGGYYRLVNRTNGMVADGWGATGDGSAARQAPWNGGTNQQWTITHRGSDRYSIANRTTGLVLDGGGNVDSGSVTKQWAYNSSTNLLWTFTAL; translated from the coding sequence ATGCCGAGTCCGATCAACAGACGCCACTTCCTGGCCGGCGCCACCTGTGTGGCCGCGGCGGCCGTGGCCGGAGGTTTGTTCAGCGCCGGTGTCGCCCACGCGGCACCCAGCACGTACACGCCCGACTGGAACTCGGTCGACCAGCACCCGCCGGCTCCGGAGTGGTTCCAGGACGCGAAGTTCGGGATCTACTTCCACTGGGGCGTCTTCAGCGTCCCGGCCTTCGGCAACGAGTGGTACCCGCGCAACATGTACCGGGCCGGCGACAACGCCAACCAGCACCACATCGCGACCTACGGCCAGCCATCGGCGTGGCCGTACCACAACTTCATCAACGGCGCTCAGGACCTGGCGGGCAACTTCGTGAAGTTCGCGCCGAAGCTGAAGTCGGCCGGCGGGAAGTTCGACCCGGACGAATGGGTGCAGCTGTTCGTCGACGCCGGCGCCAGGTTCGCCGGCCCTGTCGCCGAGCACCATGACGGCTTCTCCATGTGGGACAGCCAGGTCAACGAGTGGAACTCGGTGAAGAAGGGCCCAGGCCTTGACCTGCTGAAGCTCTTCTCCACGGCCATCCGCGCCAAGGGCCTGAAGCTGCTGGTGGCCATGCACCACGCGTACAACTTCACCGGCTTCTACGAGCACGCCCCCGCCCAGACGGACCCGAGCCTCAAGAAGCTCTACGGGCAGCTGGGCCCGGCCGCGGAGAACCAGCTCTGGTTCGACAAGCTCAAGGAGGTCATCGACCGCGCCCAGCCCGACATCCTGTGGCAGGACTTCAACCTGGACGACGTCGACGAGCAACAGCGCCTCAACTTCCTGGCGTACTACTACAACCAGGCCAACAGCTGGGGCCGTGAGGTCGTCACCACGTACAAGGACGGCATGCACGGCAAGGGCGAGGTCTTCGACTACGAGCGCGGCGGCCCGGCCGACCTCACCAGCCCGTACTGGCTGACCGACGACAGCATCTCCAGCAGCAGCTGGTGCTACACGCAGGGCATCGGCTACTACACCATCCAGCAGATGCTGCACTCGTTCATCGACCGGGTCAGCAAGAACGGCAACGTGCTGCTGAACATAGCGCCGATGGCCGACGGCACCATCCCCCAGGCGCAGAAGGACATCCTGCTCGGCATCGGCGACTACCTGAAGCGCTTCGGCGAGTCGGTGTACGCGACCCGCGCCTGGACCGCGTACGGCGAGGGCCCGACGAAGATGGGCGGCGGCTCGTTCACCAATCCGACGGCCGGCACGGCGCAGGACATCCGCTTCACCCGCAACAAGGCCAACAACGTCCTGTACGCCACCGTCCTGGGCTGGCCCGGCAGCTCGCTGACGATCAAGACCCTCGGTTCGGACCGGATCAACCTCTCGTCGCTGTCCTCGGTGAAGCTCCTCGGCTCCACCGCCGGAACCTACATCGACCTGCCCACGCCGGTCCAGAACTCCTCCGGCCTCACGGTCACCCTGCCGTCCTCCGCGCCGTACAGTGCGAACGCCTACGTCCTGAAGCTCTCTTTCTCCGGCACGATCCCGGGCCTGCGGCCGCTCGCCGGCGCCATCGGCTTCACGAACGTCAACTACAGCGGCGACTACGCCGTGCTCCCTGTCGGCGACTACACCGCGGCCGACCTGACCGCGGCCGGACCGGGCCCGCGCACCCTCTCCTCCCTCCGGCCGGCCCCCGGCTACCGGGTGGTCGGCTACTCCGGAGACAACTTCACCGGCACCTCCTGGACCTTCACCGCCGACAACCCCGACCTCAGGGTCACCGGCAACAACGACCAGATCACCTCGCTGAGGGTCCAGTTCAACCCGGCGACGTACTTCCGGATCAGCAACGTCACCAACGGCCTGGCCCTGGACAGCGGCGGCAACGTGGCCTCCGGGTCCAACCTCAAGCAGTGGACGTGGGACGGCAGTCCCAACCTGCAGTGGCAGGCGGAGGCGGTCGGAGGCGGCTACTACCGGCTGGTGAACCGCACGAACGGCATGGTCGCCGACGGCTGGGGCGCCACCGGCGACGGCTCCGCCGCCCGACAGGCCCCCTGGAACGGTGGCACCAACCAGCAGTGGACGATCACCCACCGGGGCAGCGACCGCTACTCCATCGCCAACCGCACCACCGGCCTGGTCCTCGACGGCGGCGGCAACGTCGACTCGGGCTCCGTCACCAAGCAGTGGGCCTACAACAGCAGCACCAACCTGCTGTGGACCTTCACGGCCCTCTGA
- a CDS encoding S8 family serine peptidase, with product MPPTPHPAPIPGARRAARIAVAAGLAAALAATGPIPAAFATDGPTATAADPGVKSAHDKLGSDDAELLAQAKAHREKNVTMMIATAPGQTEKVAQQLDAVKGGSVGRTYDKLGYVRATVPTGRAESAIAAAAKLSSVRAIDLRDEIPLEEPGLDSGGKSSASAATYPGPDKNTPGKNPYNPSFEMGAVDFVKKNPKADGRGITIGVLDTGVDLASPALQKTTTGERKIVDWVTVTDPVVDGDGTWRPMTTSVSGPSFTFGDKSWKAPEGSYRISVFREDVTAQGKVEEGDADGDVNRDGDTTDDWGVLYDPAAGTVTVDVNDNGDFTDDTPMKPYKDGYQIGRFGTDDPATDIAESQDFVVEVRKDVPMDPLGGDWVGKKVDFVNIGLVAGSHGTHVAGITAANGMFGGRMNGAAPGAKIVSSRACLFGPGCTNIATTEGMIDLVVNRGVDVVNMSIGGLPPLNDGNNARAALYTRLIDTYGVQLVISAGNSGPGANTIADPGLVDKVVSVGASVSKETYAANYGTGVENDYQLFTFSSRGPREDGGFTPTVVAPGSAVSPIPAWMPGAPVAEAGWKLPAGYAMYNGTSMAAPQATGASALLLSAAKRKGIELTPAKLRTALTSTAKHIKGVQAYEEGAGLIDIFGAWKAIKAGATAHEYTVKAPVDTVLDQALKTPGFGTGLYDREGGLKAGQKKTYDITITRTSGPSGSLPHILRLAANKARTFSIVGPRLVTLPLNKPVTVKIQAAPEHAGIKSAILQADDPRTPGVDKQILTTVVVSTPAKYTFTASGSVQRNNYKSYFVTVPEGGKALEVTLGGLKEGSRARLSAINPQGIPAVDDDPKTTDIASYADPMPGVWEIAVDSHRTSTLLDNPYKLNVSAFAASFDPAPVTVPEAESGTPVDASWTVTNKMEVVDGALKGGTLGSSKTARPTIADGVTQRSTVEVPEGTTSLDVAIGKVSDARADLDLTVYDAQGNVVGQSGNSHSEESVSIANPAAGTYTVEVVGFEVPSGSTEYDYRDVFFSSALGKVAVDESTPVKLGTGDSAKASASVTVTGDVAEGREIVGEVRLVNTRGTTVGVGDVTIEKVTR from the coding sequence ATGCCCCCCACCCCCCACCCGGCCCCGATACCGGGCGCGAGACGCGCCGCCCGTATCGCCGTGGCCGCCGGTCTCGCCGCCGCGCTCGCCGCGACCGGCCCCATACCCGCAGCCTTCGCCACGGACGGCCCCACCGCCACCGCGGCCGACCCCGGCGTCAAGTCCGCGCACGACAAGCTCGGTTCGGACGACGCCGAACTCCTCGCGCAGGCCAAGGCTCACCGCGAGAAGAACGTCACGATGATGATCGCCACCGCTCCCGGACAGACCGAGAAGGTCGCCCAGCAGCTGGACGCCGTCAAGGGCGGCTCCGTGGGCCGTACGTACGACAAGCTCGGCTACGTACGGGCCACCGTGCCGACCGGCAGGGCGGAGTCGGCCATCGCCGCCGCCGCGAAGCTGTCCTCCGTGCGGGCCATCGACCTGCGGGACGAGATACCCCTGGAGGAGCCGGGCCTCGACAGCGGCGGCAAGTCGAGTGCCTCCGCCGCCACTTACCCCGGCCCGGACAAGAACACCCCCGGGAAGAACCCGTACAACCCGTCCTTCGAGATGGGTGCCGTCGACTTCGTGAAGAAGAACCCGAAGGCGGACGGCCGGGGCATCACCATCGGTGTCCTCGACACCGGCGTCGACCTCGCCAGTCCCGCGTTGCAGAAGACGACGACCGGTGAGCGCAAGATCGTCGACTGGGTGACCGTCACGGACCCGGTCGTCGACGGCGACGGCACCTGGCGCCCGATGACCACCTCGGTCTCCGGGCCGTCCTTCACCTTCGGCGACAAGAGCTGGAAGGCCCCCGAGGGCTCGTACCGGATCAGTGTCTTCCGCGAGGACGTCACCGCCCAGGGCAAGGTCGAGGAAGGCGACGCCGACGGTGACGTCAACCGCGACGGCGACACGACCGACGACTGGGGCGTCCTGTACGACCCGGCCGCCGGCACGGTCACCGTCGATGTCAACGACAACGGCGACTTCACCGACGACACCCCGATGAAGCCGTACAAGGACGGCTACCAGATCGGCCGCTTCGGCACCGACGACCCGGCCACGGACATCGCCGAGAGCCAGGACTTCGTCGTGGAGGTCCGCAAGGACGTGCCGATGGATCCGCTGGGCGGCGACTGGGTCGGCAAGAAGGTCGACTTCGTCAACATCGGCCTCGTCGCCGGTTCGCACGGCACCCACGTCGCCGGCATCACCGCCGCCAACGGCATGTTCGGCGGCAGGATGAACGGCGCCGCCCCCGGCGCGAAGATCGTGTCGTCGCGCGCCTGCCTTTTCGGCCCCGGCTGCACCAACATCGCGACGACCGAGGGCATGATCGACCTCGTCGTCAACCGCGGCGTCGATGTCGTCAACATGTCCATCGGTGGCCTGCCGCCGCTCAACGACGGCAACAACGCCCGCGCGGCGCTGTACACGCGCCTGATCGACACCTACGGCGTCCAGCTCGTCATATCCGCCGGCAACTCCGGCCCCGGCGCCAACACCATCGCCGACCCCGGCCTCGTCGACAAGGTCGTCTCGGTCGGCGCGAGCGTCTCCAAGGAGACCTACGCCGCCAACTACGGCACCGGCGTGGAGAACGACTACCAACTGTTCACCTTCTCCTCGCGCGGCCCGCGGGAGGACGGCGGCTTCACCCCGACCGTCGTCGCCCCCGGCTCCGCGGTCAGCCCGATCCCGGCCTGGATGCCCGGCGCGCCCGTCGCCGAGGCGGGCTGGAAGCTGCCGGCCGGCTACGCCATGTACAACGGCACCTCGATGGCGGCCCCGCAGGCCACGGGCGCGAGCGCGCTGCTGCTGAGCGCCGCCAAGCGGAAGGGCATCGAACTGACGCCCGCGAAGCTGCGCACGGCGCTCACCTCGACCGCCAAGCACATCAAGGGAGTTCAGGCGTACGAGGAGGGTGCCGGCCTCATCGACATTTTCGGCGCCTGGAAGGCGATCAAGGCCGGCGCGACCGCCCACGAGTACACGGTGAAGGCCCCCGTCGACACCGTGCTGGACCAGGCGCTGAAGACGCCGGGCTTCGGCACCGGCCTCTATGACCGCGAGGGCGGCCTGAAGGCCGGCCAGAAGAAGACGTACGACATCACGATCACCCGTACGTCCGGGCCGTCCGGCTCGCTCCCGCACATTCTTCGCCTGGCCGCCAACAAGGCCCGCACCTTCTCGATCGTCGGCCCGCGGCTGGTGACCCTGCCGCTGAACAAGCCGGTCACCGTGAAGATCCAGGCCGCGCCGGAGCACGCGGGCATCAAGAGCGCGATCCTTCAGGCCGACGACCCTCGGACGCCGGGCGTCGACAAGCAGATCCTGACGACTGTAGTGGTCTCCACGCCGGCCAAGTACACCTTCACCGCCTCGGGTTCGGTGCAGCGCAACAACTACAAGTCGTACTTCGTGACCGTCCCGGAGGGCGGGAAAGCGCTCGAGGTCACGCTCGGAGGGCTGAAGGAGGGCAGCCGGGCGCGGTTGAGCGCCATCAACCCCCAGGGCATCCCCGCCGTGGACGACGACCCGAAGACGACGGACATCGCCTCGTACGCGGACCCGATGCCGGGCGTCTGGGAGATCGCGGTCGACTCGCACCGTACGTCGACGCTGCTCGACAACCCGTACAAGCTGAACGTCTCCGCGTTCGCCGCGTCCTTCGACCCGGCACCGGTGACCGTGCCGGAGGCCGAGTCCGGCACCCCGGTCGACGCCTCCTGGACGGTGACCAACAAGATGGAGGTCGTGGACGGTGCCCTGAAGGGCGGCACGCTCGGCTCGTCGAAGACCGCGCGGCCGACCATCGCCGACGGCGTCACGCAGAGGAGCACGGTCGAGGTGCCCGAGGGCACCACGTCGCTGGACGTCGCCATCGGCAAGGTCTCCGACGCGCGCGCCGACCTCGACCTGACGGTCTACGACGCCCAGGGCAATGTCGTCGGCCAGTCCGGGAACAGCCACTCCGAGGAGTCCGTCTCCATCGCGAACCCGGCGGCCGGTACGTACACCGTCGAGGTGGTCGGCTTCGAGGTGCCGTCGGGCTCGACCGAGTACGACTACCGGGACGTGTTCTTCTCCTCCGCGCTCGGCAAGGTCGCCGTGGACGAGTCGACGCCGGTCAAGCTCGGCACGGGCGACTCCGCGAAGGCATCGGCGAGCGTCACCGTCACGGGGGACGTGGCCGAGGGCCGCGAAATCGTCGGTGAGGTACGGCTGGTGAACACGCGCGGCACGACCGTGGGTGTGGGCGACGTGACCATCGAGAAGGTCACGCGGTAA
- a CDS encoding protein-arginine deiminase family protein, with amino-acid sequence MLTPTTYAKVGMRVRYLDDWRTHQVSAGEVHSGSNTIAPPGTAWWTSAK; translated from the coding sequence GTGCTGACCCCCACCACCTACGCCAAGGTCGGCATGCGGGTGCGCTACCTGGACGACTGGCGTACCCACCAGGTCTCCGCCGGCGAGGTGCACAGCGGCAGCAACACGATCGCGCCGCCGGGCACCGCCTGGTGGACCTCCGCCAAGTAG
- a CDS encoding glycosyl hydrolase family 95 catalytic domain-containing protein, which produces MTGSSLDRRRFLTAATLTAGAAALPGGLCAGRAAAAVPPQITLPERGIYDTSPASSWTDGFLTGNGDYGAVLYGAPALEKVVLNHHRLVLPNGTRDVAPPVISGRLEGARDKALAGDYAGANQDFAAGWSLRWTQAYHPAYELRIDTPGMTTVNNYGRVTDFRTGEVSSSWTDQYGTWTRRAFVSRADKVVVHELIPASGRTVDTTLSVHTALAGLPTSLSFTTRATVTGGSGYLNLRGTYPAGKGAFGYEGVTRVVATGTGATVTVNGSTIVVARAARVLLLTKLGRYETSTGWDSEPLHTQLAALGTDYVTLRSRHTALHTGLYDRSRLDLNVPAADRQLSVSELIARQNADRSVIDLALLERLYDSGRYFFISSSGILPPRLTGIWAGSWGAAWADDFTTDANVNLQVAGGNILDTTEVMEGYFSLILGQLDDWRTNAKNLYGARGFLAPSRTDGEYGHMLHFNGGGFPGHCWTGGADWLLYPLLEYYEVTGDQAFLRDKLGPALMELALFYEDFLTRTDANGKAVFVPSFSMENSPGNTGVYFSINATGDIMAGKHALQAAIDAANALGVEQGSGEGVARWTALLKKIPAYRVNGDNALAEWSWPSLTDRYNHRHVQHLYGAWPLHEINPEDEPSLVRPAQRALEVRGDQNVSAHGSLHRALAGARLKDGGQVYGNLRKILGNNMVFKSLMTSHNPNLDIYNADAANAIPGVLAEALIYSRPGVLEILPALPDQLPKGTITGVRARGRIRVHSFDWDLNARTATLSVTSAVNQDVTLISRRGMTSVTTTATVTPSSLGAHARKISLTAGQRTDITVALLSGFFRLVNRRSGKVLDVASGSTSDGAKLIQWGWSGRENQQWRLLPCADGSFRLAARHSGKIVDSPAGAGQGAQLVQWPDNNSDNQYWRLVDAGGGYVRLVNVRNGWCADVEGGSAADGARVIQWPVGNGTNQQWQLVAL; this is translated from the coding sequence GTGACGGGCAGTTCCCTCGACCGCAGACGGTTCCTCACCGCCGCCACACTCACCGCAGGAGCCGCCGCCCTGCCCGGCGGCCTGTGCGCCGGCAGGGCGGCCGCGGCCGTCCCGCCGCAGATCACGCTCCCCGAGCGCGGCATATACGACACGTCCCCTGCCTCCTCCTGGACCGACGGTTTCCTCACCGGCAACGGCGACTACGGCGCCGTGCTGTACGGCGCTCCCGCCCTGGAGAAGGTGGTTCTCAACCACCACCGGCTGGTACTGCCGAACGGCACCCGTGACGTGGCCCCGCCGGTGATCTCCGGCCGCCTGGAAGGCGCACGCGACAAGGCACTCGCGGGTGACTACGCGGGAGCCAACCAGGACTTTGCCGCGGGCTGGTCGCTGCGCTGGACCCAGGCCTACCATCCCGCCTACGAACTGCGCATCGACACCCCGGGCATGACCACGGTCAACAACTACGGGCGGGTCACCGACTTCCGTACCGGCGAGGTGAGTTCGAGCTGGACCGACCAGTACGGCACCTGGACCCGCCGGGCGTTCGTCTCCCGGGCCGACAAGGTGGTCGTCCATGAGCTGATACCCGCTTCCGGCCGCACCGTCGACACCACACTGAGCGTCCACACCGCGCTCGCCGGGCTGCCCACCAGCCTGAGCTTCACCACGCGGGCCACCGTCACAGGCGGCTCCGGCTACCTGAATCTGCGCGGCACCTACCCCGCGGGAAAGGGTGCCTTCGGCTACGAGGGTGTCACCCGTGTCGTCGCCACGGGCACCGGCGCCACGGTCACCGTCAACGGCTCCACGATCGTGGTGGCCAGAGCGGCCAGGGTGCTGCTGCTGACGAAGCTGGGCCGCTACGAGACGTCCACCGGCTGGGACTCCGAGCCGCTGCACACCCAACTGGCCGCGCTCGGCACCGACTACGTCACCCTCCGCTCGCGGCACACCGCCCTGCACACCGGTCTCTACGACCGTTCCCGCCTCGATCTGAACGTCCCGGCCGCCGACCGGCAGCTCTCCGTCAGCGAACTGATCGCCCGTCAGAACGCCGACCGCAGCGTCATCGACCTCGCTCTGCTGGAACGTCTCTACGACTCGGGCCGCTACTTCTTCATCAGCTCCAGCGGCATCCTGCCACCCCGCCTCACCGGCATCTGGGCGGGATCGTGGGGCGCCGCCTGGGCCGACGACTTCACCACGGACGCCAACGTCAACCTCCAGGTCGCGGGCGGCAACATCCTGGACACGACCGAGGTCATGGAGGGTTACTTCAGCCTGATCCTCGGCCAGCTCGACGACTGGCGCACCAACGCGAAGAACCTCTACGGAGCCCGCGGCTTCCTCGCCCCCTCCCGCACCGACGGCGAGTACGGCCACATGCTCCACTTCAACGGCGGCGGCTTCCCGGGCCACTGCTGGACCGGCGGCGCCGACTGGCTGCTCTACCCGCTCCTTGAGTACTACGAGGTCACCGGCGACCAGGCGTTCCTGCGCGACAAGCTCGGTCCCGCGCTGATGGAACTGGCCCTGTTCTACGAGGACTTCCTCACCCGCACGGACGCGAACGGCAAGGCGGTCTTCGTGCCGTCCTTCTCCATGGAGAACTCCCCCGGCAATACCGGCGTCTACTTCTCGATCAACGCCACCGGCGACATCATGGCCGGCAAGCATGCCCTGCAGGCCGCGATCGACGCGGCCAACGCCCTCGGTGTGGAACAGGGCAGCGGCGAGGGCGTCGCACGCTGGACGGCGTTGCTGAAGAAGATCCCGGCCTACCGCGTCAACGGGGACAACGCGCTGGCCGAATGGTCCTGGCCGAGCCTGACCGACCGCTACAACCACCGGCACGTCCAGCACCTGTACGGTGCCTGGCCGCTGCACGAGATCAACCCCGAGGACGAGCCCTCCCTGGTCCGCCCGGCGCAGCGGGCCCTCGAAGTACGCGGCGACCAGAACGTCTCCGCCCACGGCAGCCTGCACCGCGCACTGGCCGGGGCACGGCTGAAGGACGGCGGGCAGGTCTACGGCAACCTGCGGAAGATCCTCGGCAACAACATGGTCTTCAAGTCGCTGATGACCTCCCACAACCCGAACCTCGACATCTACAACGCCGACGCCGCGAACGCCATCCCCGGCGTGCTGGCCGAGGCCCTGATCTACAGCCGCCCCGGAGTGCTGGAAATTCTCCCCGCGCTGCCGGACCAACTGCCGAAGGGCACGATCACCGGGGTACGGGCCCGCGGCCGGATACGGGTCCACAGCTTCGACTGGGACCTGAACGCGCGGACCGCCACGCTGTCCGTCACCTCCGCCGTCAACCAGGACGTCACCCTGATCAGCCGCCGCGGCATGACCTCCGTGACCACCACGGCTACCGTCACCCCCTCCTCCCTCGGCGCCCACGCCAGAAAGATCTCCCTGACCGCCGGTCAACGCACGGACATCACCGTCGCCCTGCTCAGCGGCTTCTTCCGGCTGGTCAACCGACGCAGCGGCAAAGTGCTCGACGTCGCCAGCGGCAGTACCTCCGACGGCGCCAAACTCATCCAGTGGGGCTGGTCCGGCAGAGAGAACCAGCAGTGGCGGCTCCTGCCCTGCGCCGACGGCTCCTTCCGCCTCGCCGCCCGCCACAGCGGCAAAATCGTGGACAGCCCCGCAGGCGCCGGCCAGGGTGCCCAGCTCGTCCAGTGGCCGGACAACAACAGCGACAACCAGTACTGGCGGCTCGTCGACGCGGGCGGTGGATACGTCCGGCTCGTCAACGTCCGCAACGGCTGGTGCGCGGACGTGGAGGGCGGATCCGCGGCCGACGGCGCCCGCGTCATCCAGTGGCCCGTCGGAAACGGAACGAACCAGCAGTGGCAACTGGTCGCCCTCTGA
- a CDS encoding cupin domain-containing protein — protein MRAIHRFTLAGVAAFSLALLPGTANATPSSGVSATILAQTTVGGKDYILREITIQPGGSTGWHYHDGTLYAVVKEGTLTRTESDCTTNHTHKPGNTIVEPSGADHVHIGRNLGTSPVVLDVLYVNPAGSPLAQDAANPGCSFQ, from the coding sequence ATGCGCGCCATTCATCGATTCACGCTCGCGGGAGTTGCCGCGTTCAGCTTGGCCCTGCTGCCAGGGACGGCGAACGCGACTCCTTCCTCGGGAGTGTCCGCCACGATCCTCGCTCAGACGACTGTGGGTGGTAAGGACTACATCCTCCGGGAGATAACGATCCAGCCCGGCGGGAGCACGGGCTGGCACTACCACGACGGAACGCTGTACGCCGTGGTCAAGGAGGGCACGCTGACACGGACCGAGTCCGACTGCACCACCAACCACACCCACAAGCCCGGTAACACGATCGTGGAGCCCAGCGGGGCCGACCACGTCCACATCGGGCGCAACCTCGGCACCAGTCCGGTCGTACTCGACGTGCTCTACGTCAACCCGGCGGGCAGCCCGCTGGCGCAGGACGCGGCGAACCCGGGCTGCAGCTTCCAGTAG
- a CDS encoding sugar ABC transporter substrate-binding protein — MRLRTALCSAVSALSALALLSACGSGSTTASSSDTPLVGVDYPRSDTDFWNSYIKYTPQYGKELGLDLKTTNSQNDVAKLTANAQTFISQGVKGLAMAPQDTAAIAPTLAQMEAKKIPVVTVDTRPDTGKVFMVVRADNRAYGEKACQYLGTKLGGKGKVVMLQGGLDSINGRDRTEAFNECMKKNYPDITVFGEATNWDGAVAAQKLQTRLTQHPDIKGVYMQSSFALSGTLQVLKQKGLLVGPEDKKHVFVVSNDGIPEELKSIAAGKIDATVSQPADLYAKYALYYLKAAIDGKTFKPGKTDHDSTIIQVRDGLLEDQLSAPLVTADGGTYGGVPSVKSDDKSLWGNNLG; from the coding sequence ATGAGACTCAGAACCGCCCTCTGTTCCGCCGTCTCCGCTCTGTCCGCACTGGCGCTGCTCAGCGCGTGCGGCAGCGGCTCCACCACGGCGTCGTCGAGTGACACGCCGCTGGTCGGCGTCGACTACCCGCGCTCCGACACCGACTTCTGGAACTCCTACATCAAGTACACACCCCAGTACGGCAAGGAACTGGGGCTGGACCTGAAGACCACCAACTCGCAGAACGACGTCGCCAAGCTCACCGCCAACGCGCAGACGTTCATCAGCCAGGGCGTCAAGGGCCTCGCGATGGCCCCGCAGGACACCGCCGCCATCGCCCCGACCCTCGCGCAGATGGAGGCGAAGAAGATCCCCGTCGTCACCGTCGACACCCGCCCCGACACGGGCAAGGTGTTCATGGTCGTACGTGCCGACAACCGCGCCTACGGCGAGAAGGCCTGCCAGTACCTGGGCACCAAGCTCGGCGGCAAGGGCAAGGTCGTCATGCTCCAGGGCGGTCTGGACTCCATCAACGGCCGTGACCGCACCGAGGCGTTCAACGAGTGCATGAAGAAGAACTACCCGGACATCACGGTGTTCGGCGAGGCCACCAACTGGGACGGTGCGGTCGCCGCACAGAAGCTCCAGACGCGGCTGACCCAGCACCCGGACATCAAGGGCGTCTACATGCAGTCCAGCTTCGCCCTGTCCGGGACCCTCCAGGTGCTCAAGCAGAAGGGCCTGTTGGTCGGCCCGGAGGACAAGAAGCACGTGTTCGTCGTCTCCAACGACGGCATCCCCGAGGAGCTCAAGTCCATCGCCGCGGGCAAGATCGACGCGACCGTCTCCCAGCCGGCCGACCTCTACGCCAAGTACGCCCTGTACTACCTCAAGGCCGCGATCGACGGAAAGACGTTCAAGCCCGGCAAGACCGACCACGACAGCACCATCATCCAGGTCCGCGACGGCCTGCTCGAGGACCAGCTCTCCGCCCCGCTCGTCACCGCCGACGGCGGCACCTACGGCGGCGTGCCCAGCGTCAAGAGCGACGACAAGTCGCTGTGGGGCAACAACCTCGGCTGA